In Diceros bicornis minor isolate mBicDic1 chromosome 24, mDicBic1.mat.cur, whole genome shotgun sequence, the following are encoded in one genomic region:
- the SERPINA10 gene encoding protein Z-dependent protease inhibitor isoform X1 → MKQINERSLAAEGKRPVASAAAHMKAVLSLLLPCLLAPLWLVSGSAPRPPSPQAQTGLETPQTPTTQNQTSEGMRAPEEEEEDLLVVEVGKEEEEEEEEEPWLMASRQQLSETTSNFGFSLLRKISMRHDSNVVFSPLGPSSTVAALMLAARGQTKAQLESGLHLQVPDQTSTLRVPALLKQLRESLSRNQELGLAQGSFAFIHKDFDVKETFLNFSKRYFGTECVTMNFRNASQATGLMNDYINKETQGKIPKLFNEIHPDTKLILVDYISLKGTWLTPFDPLLTERDTFHLDKYKAVKVPMMYKVGMFASTFDKNFHCHVLKLPYRGNATMLVVLMEKIGDHLTLEDYLTADLVDTWLRNMKTRKMEVFFPKFKLDQKYEMQELLKQMEIRRVFSPWADLSELSVTRRNLQVSKVLQRAIIEVNEKGTEAAAGTLSEITAYSLPPIIKVDRPFHFMIYEETSRMLLFLGRVVNPTLL, encoded by the exons CCTGGCCCCGCTGTGGCTGGTGTCCGGCTCGGCCCCTCGGCCCCCGTCGCCACAGGCCCAGACAGGGCTGGAGACTCCGCAGACCCCCACTACCCAGAACCAGACCAGCGAGGGCATGCGGGctccggaggaggaggaggaggacttgctggtggtggaggtggggaaggaggaggaggaggaggaggaggaggagccctgGCTGATGGCCAGCAGGCAGCAGCTCTCTGAGACCACCTCCAACTTCGGGTTCAGCCTGCTGCGCAAGATCTCCATGAGGCATGACAGCAACGTGGTCTTCTCCCCGCTCGGCCCGTCCTCGACTGTGGCAGCCTTGATGCTGGCGGCCAGAGGGCAGACCAAAGCGCAGCTGGAGAGTGGGCTCCACCTGCAGGTCCCGGACCAGACCAGCACCCTGCGCGTGCCTGCCCTCTTGAAGCAGCTCAGAGAGAGCCTCTCCCGCAACCAGGAGCTGGGCCTCGCCCAGGGGAGCTTTGCCTTCATCCACAAGGATTTTGATGTCAAAGAGACCTtcctcaatttttccaagaggtATTTCGGTACAGAGTGTGTGACTATGAATTTCCGCAATGCCTCACAGGCCACAGGGCTCATGAATGATTACATTAACAAGGAGACTCAGGGGAAGATCCCCAAACTCTTCAATGAGATTCATCCTGACACCAAATTAATTCTTGTGGATTACATCTCGCTCAAAG GGACGTGGCTGACCCCTTTTGACCCTCTCCTTACTGAGAGGGACACTTTCCACCTGGACAAGTACAAGGCGGTGAAGGTGCCCATGATGTACAAGGTGGGCATGTTTGCCTCCACCTTTGATAAGAATTTTCATTGCCACGTCCTCAAACTGCCCTACCGAGGGAACGCCACCATGCTGGTGGTCCTCATGGAGAAAATAGGTGACCACCTCACTCTGGAAGACTATCTGACTGCAGACCTGGTGGACACGTGGCTCAGAAACATGAAAACCAG AAAAATGGAAGTTTTCTTTCCAAAGTTCAAGTTAGATCAGAAATATGAGATGCAGGAACTGCTCAAGCAGATGGAAATCAGAAGAGtcttctcaccctgggctgaCCTGAGTGAGCTCTCAGTTACTAGGAGGAATCTCCAAGTGTCCAAG GTTTTACAAAGAGCAATAATTGAGGTCAATGAAAAAGGCACTGAGGCCGCGGCAGGAACCCTGTCAGAAATTACTGCTTACTCCTTGCCTCCCATCATCAAAGTTGACCGGCCATTTCATTTCATGATCTATGAAGAAACCTCGAGAATGCTTCTATTTCTGGGCAGGGTGGTGAATCCCACTCTCCTGTGA
- the SERPINA10 gene encoding protein Z-dependent protease inhibitor isoform X2, with protein MKAVLSLLLPCLLAPLWLVSGSAPRPPSPQAQTGLETPQTPTTQNQTSEGMRAPEEEEEDLLVVEVGKEEEEEEEEEPWLMASRQQLSETTSNFGFSLLRKISMRHDSNVVFSPLGPSSTVAALMLAARGQTKAQLESGLHLQVPDQTSTLRVPALLKQLRESLSRNQELGLAQGSFAFIHKDFDVKETFLNFSKRYFGTECVTMNFRNASQATGLMNDYINKETQGKIPKLFNEIHPDTKLILVDYISLKGTWLTPFDPLLTERDTFHLDKYKAVKVPMMYKVGMFASTFDKNFHCHVLKLPYRGNATMLVVLMEKIGDHLTLEDYLTADLVDTWLRNMKTRKMEVFFPKFKLDQKYEMQELLKQMEIRRVFSPWADLSELSVTRRNLQVSKVLQRAIIEVNEKGTEAAAGTLSEITAYSLPPIIKVDRPFHFMIYEETSRMLLFLGRVVNPTLL; from the exons CCTGGCCCCGCTGTGGCTGGTGTCCGGCTCGGCCCCTCGGCCCCCGTCGCCACAGGCCCAGACAGGGCTGGAGACTCCGCAGACCCCCACTACCCAGAACCAGACCAGCGAGGGCATGCGGGctccggaggaggaggaggaggacttgctggtggtggaggtggggaaggaggaggaggaggaggaggaggaggagccctgGCTGATGGCCAGCAGGCAGCAGCTCTCTGAGACCACCTCCAACTTCGGGTTCAGCCTGCTGCGCAAGATCTCCATGAGGCATGACAGCAACGTGGTCTTCTCCCCGCTCGGCCCGTCCTCGACTGTGGCAGCCTTGATGCTGGCGGCCAGAGGGCAGACCAAAGCGCAGCTGGAGAGTGGGCTCCACCTGCAGGTCCCGGACCAGACCAGCACCCTGCGCGTGCCTGCCCTCTTGAAGCAGCTCAGAGAGAGCCTCTCCCGCAACCAGGAGCTGGGCCTCGCCCAGGGGAGCTTTGCCTTCATCCACAAGGATTTTGATGTCAAAGAGACCTtcctcaatttttccaagaggtATTTCGGTACAGAGTGTGTGACTATGAATTTCCGCAATGCCTCACAGGCCACAGGGCTCATGAATGATTACATTAACAAGGAGACTCAGGGGAAGATCCCCAAACTCTTCAATGAGATTCATCCTGACACCAAATTAATTCTTGTGGATTACATCTCGCTCAAAG GGACGTGGCTGACCCCTTTTGACCCTCTCCTTACTGAGAGGGACACTTTCCACCTGGACAAGTACAAGGCGGTGAAGGTGCCCATGATGTACAAGGTGGGCATGTTTGCCTCCACCTTTGATAAGAATTTTCATTGCCACGTCCTCAAACTGCCCTACCGAGGGAACGCCACCATGCTGGTGGTCCTCATGGAGAAAATAGGTGACCACCTCACTCTGGAAGACTATCTGACTGCAGACCTGGTGGACACGTGGCTCAGAAACATGAAAACCAG AAAAATGGAAGTTTTCTTTCCAAAGTTCAAGTTAGATCAGAAATATGAGATGCAGGAACTGCTCAAGCAGATGGAAATCAGAAGAGtcttctcaccctgggctgaCCTGAGTGAGCTCTCAGTTACTAGGAGGAATCTCCAAGTGTCCAAG GTTTTACAAAGAGCAATAATTGAGGTCAATGAAAAAGGCACTGAGGCCGCGGCAGGAACCCTGTCAGAAATTACTGCTTACTCCTTGCCTCCCATCATCAAAGTTGACCGGCCATTTCATTTCATGATCTATGAAGAAACCTCGAGAATGCTTCTATTTCTGGGCAGGGTGGTGAATCCCACTCTCCTGTGA